In Anthonomus grandis grandis chromosome 5, icAntGran1.3, whole genome shotgun sequence, the following are encoded in one genomic region:
- the LOC126736715 gene encoding nose resistant to fluoxetine protein 6-like isoform X3, translating to MKTDHFNADFSIFDMWKSFPFDIFSNLSYHTISSKCQDAYQRHLDGVRRNDFKSLKLFDATAKPSSGLLSGNLNQYGNFDQCLTVPSAQYCLALIDLEPLWKSTALAKYATLVHSYYSIKETFKDPIHRVPGFTYARWGFCIPRHCTFKDLSRAIYAKLGVRADIRTKLCQISGEVKTLFLGDYLARAYFFIIMAFVVVSSALYGRTHCNGLWTSFAIQKNFKQLFQLSVNDKEYKSVHGVRFFSALALLMAHKTMASLYNPYINKTQMAEGHAMKWSVIGRNAIIYTDCFLLISGLLNANALFSELEKTKGINFKEKLVNRLFRIVPGLLTVILFCTYLLPYMGAGPLWPMVITHHSDLCKQHMWRNLLFVHNYFGFKNMCLTHTHQLGIDMQLFLVTPIFVLLLWRSKAKGLYLMAFFALVSTALRFINTYYYNLSHVVHFGIPISRMFDTADYSYILPTHRASIYLMGVFLAWILKYQSCHHVLLKNKLVTPIWALAYILGFTTWFAPMKMCIGNYEYNNLEAALYGAIYPFTWGGAVAWVIYAVENGFGSWFTAVLTWKYFRIFTKIAYGVYLVQFPVFFYNVGVTRYVGEFNHFMMLPPMETISILFFAILLTLFVEMPFQNVYKCIKLGLVNVK from the exons atgaaaactGATCATTTTAATGCAgatttttcgatttttgataTGTGGAAATCGTTtccttttgacattttttccaATTTGAGCTATCACACTATATCGTCCAAGTGTCAGGATGCTTACCAGAGACACCTCGATGGTGTGAGGAGGAACGACTTTAAATCGCTCAAAC TATTTGATGCAACTGCTAAACCCTCATCCGGCCTTTTAAGTGGAAACCTAAACCAATACGGAAACTTCGATCAATGCCTAACGGTACCATCCGCCCAATACTGTTTGGCCCTAATCGACTTGGAACCACTATGGAAAAGTACCGCACTGGCAAAATATGCCACATTGGTTCACTCCTATTATAGCATTAAGGAGACATTTAAAGAC cctATCCATAGGGTACCAGGTTTCACATATGCCAGATGGGGATTTTGTATTCCAAGGCACTgtacttttaaagatttatccAGGGCTATTTATGCCAAATTGGGAGTGAGGGCGGATATTAGGACCAAATTATGCCAAATATCTGGAGAAGTTAAAACGTTGTTTTTGGGAGATTATTTGGCTAGagcatacttttttattatcatgGCTTTTGTGGTTGTATCATCTGCACTGTATGGGAGAACTCATTGTAATG GCTTATGGACCTCATTTGCCATCcagaaaaactttaaacaacTCTTCCAGCTATCGGTTAATGATAAGGAATATAAGTCGGTGCATGGGGTGCGTTTTTTCTCCGCCCTAGCACTGCTGATGGCCCATAAAACGATGGCTTCTTTATACAATCCTTATATTAATAAAACCCAAATGGCAGAA GGTCACGCAATGAAGTGGTCCGTTATAGGTAGAAATGCGATAATTTACACCGATTGTTTTTTATTGATCAGTGGACTTTTGAATGCGAACGCCCTTTTTAGTGAACTGGAGAAGACCAAGGGgataaattttaaggaaaagtTGGTTAACAGGCTTTTTAG AATAGTACCAGGATTGTTAACTGTAATTCTATTTTGTACTTATTTGTTGCCATATATGGGTGCAGGGCCCCTATGGCCTATGGTGATTACTCACCATTCGGACTTATGCAAGCAGCATATGTGGCGAAACTTGCTGTTTGTTCATaattattttggatttaaaaatatg TGCTTAACGCATACCCACCAGCTTGGGATCGACATGCAGCTCTTTCTAGTTACGCCTATCTTTGTTTTGCTCCTTTGGAGATCAAAAGCCAAAGGGCTCTACCTTATGGCATTTTTTGCATTAGTTTCTACAGCCTTAAGATTTATTAATACTTACTACTATAATTTAAGTCATGTAGTACATTTTGGAATACC AATATCCAGAATGTTTGATACAGCTGATTATTCGTATATCTTACCTACTCATAGAGCTTCCATATATTTAATGGGTGTGTTCTTAGCatggattttaaaatatcagagtTGCCATCATGTTCTTTTAAAG AATAAACTAGTTACTCCAATATGGGCTCTAGCCTACATTTTAGGGTTTACAACCTGGTTTGCCCCAATGAAAATGTGCATAGGAAATTATGAATATAATAACTTAGAAGCCGCATTATATGGGGCAATATATCCGTTTACTTGGGGCGGTGCAGTGGCTTGGGTTATTTATGCCGTGGAAAATGGATTTGGAA GTTGGTTTACTGCAGTTTTAACCTGGAAATATTTCCGGATATTCACCAAGATCGCTTACGGGGTTTATCTCGTACAATTTccggtatttttttataatgttggcGTCACGCGGTACGTTGGGGAGTTCAATCATTTCATGATG TTGCCTCCTATGGAAACTATTTCTATCCTCTTCTTTGCCATATTACTCACGCTTTTCGTAGAGATGCCATttcaaaatgtatataaatgtattaaattaggCCTtgtaaatgtcaaataa
- the LOC126736717 gene encoding RNA polymerase II-associated factor 1 homolog produces the protein MPPTIQTGSNPVEKRPERPTKPVEKRSELICKVKYCNTLPDIPFDLKFISYPFESSRFIQYNPTSLERNYKYEVLTEHDLGVNIDLINKDTYAIESGVHLDPADEKLLEEDILTPQDSKRSRHHSKSVSWLRKTEYISTEQTRFQPQTGPEKVEAKVGFSIKKSFNSETLYMDRDSQIEAIEKTFADSKIPIEKHYSKPNVVPVDILPVYPDFNLWKYPCAQVIFDSDPAPIGKGVPAQIEEMSQAMIRGVMDESGEQFVAYFLPTEETLAKRREDFANNIPYQDDEEYEFKMAREYNWNVKSKATKGYEENYFFVVRQDGVYYNELETRVRLSKRRQKVGQAPSNTRLVVKHRSMKADEFRMHRYREKQLEPPGEDDEELELDEPEEELEVANESQAESDQEEQNKEDKPKESDNESEGKQSRASSRASSKKSGSRSRSGSRSKSRSKSRSKSKSPSRSRSASSSRSKSRSKSKSASRSPSRERSRSKSGSRSRSQSKSPSRSRSQSKSPSRSRSRSRSRSKSRSKSASRSRSGSRSRSASGSRSGSGSGSDSE, from the exons atgcctCCAACTATTCAAACTGGCTCCAATCCCGTGGAAAAACGACCGGAAAGACCGACAAAACCAGTGGAAAAAAG atcgGAACTGATATGTAAAGTGAAATACTGCAATACCCTGCCGGATATACCGTTTGATCTTAAGTTCATTTCATACCCCTTTGAATCATCAAGGTTCATCCAATATAACCCGACTTCCCTGGAGAGAAATTACAAGTATGAAGTGCTCACCGAGCACGATTTAGGGGTGAACATCGACCTGATTAACAAAGACACGTACGCTATTGAATCTGGGGTGCATTTAGACCCAGCAGATGAAAAATTACTGGAAGAAGACATCCTTACACCTCAAGACTCCAAGAGGTCTCGACACCATTCTAAATCAGTGTCATGGTTAAGGAAAACTGAATATATCTCAACAGAACAGACCCGGTTCCAGCCGCAAACTGGACCAGAAAAGGTTGAAGCCAAAGTTggttttagcattaaaaaatcatttaacagCGAAACCCTTTACATGGACAGAGACTCTCAAATTGAGGCCATTGAAAAAACATTTGCGGACAGTAAAATACCTATCGAGAAACATTATAGTAAACCCAACGTGGTTCCCGTGGATATTTTACCAGTTTATCCAGATTTCAACTTGTGGAAATATCCATGTGCTCAAGTTATTTTCGATTCAGATCCTGCACCTATCGGCAAAGGTGTACCGGCCCAAATAGAGGAAATGTCTCAAGCAATGATCAGGGGTGTGATGGACGAAAGTGGAGAACAGTTTGTCGCATACTTCTTGCCCACCGAGGAGACTTTGGCCAAACGAAGGGAAGATTTTGCCAATAATATACCTTACCAAGATGACGAGGAGTATGAGTTTAAAATGGCCAGGGAGTATAATTGGAATGTTAAGAGTAAGGCAACTAAAG GATATGAAGAAAACTACTTCTTTGTGGTACGGCAAGACGGTGTATACTACAACGAGCTAGAAACCAGGGTGAGACTGAGTAAGAGGCGACAAAAGGTCGGCCAGGCACCGAGCAATACTCGCCTGGTAGTAAAACACAGAAGCATGAAAGCCGACGAGTTTAGAATGCATCGCTATAGGGAAAAACAACTTGAACCTCCCG GTGAGGACGACGAGGAACTTGAATTAGACGAACCAGAAGAAGAATTAGAGGTGGCAAACGAAAGTCAAGCAGAATCGGACCAAGAGGAGCAAAACAAGGAGGACAAACCTAAAGAGAGCGATAACGAGAGCGAGGGCAAACAATCCAGGGCGTCCTCGAGGGCGTCATCGAAAAAATCCGGATCCAGGTCGCGTTCTGGATCACGCTCCAAATCCCGATCTAAATCGCGTTCCAAATCGAAATCACCATCCAGATCCAGATCCGCTTCCAGTTCTCGCTCCAAGTCCAGATCGAAATCAAAATCGGCTTCCAGGTCTCCCTCGAGGGAAAGATCCCGTTCCAAGTCGGGATCCAGAAGTAGATCCCAAAGCAAATCACCGTCCAGGAGTCGCTCGCAGAGTAAATCGCCCTCGAGGTCACGCTCAAGGTCGCGTTCTAGATCGAAATCTAGGTCCAAGTCGGCTTCTAGGTCCAGGTCGGGATCTAGGTCCAGGTCTGCCTCCGGATCTAGGTCCGGTTCCGGGTCCGGGAGTGACAGTGAGTAG
- the LOC126736719 gene encoding surfeit locus protein 6 homolog, whose product MQLTKPERNKFDAKKIEQLILSESRFITNLLTISAIPERRDAEEDEESDPNNPQKRPLLLNGGDKKTRATSLHELEERLKAITSKKKLSYKEKLAKKNLKNRMKKKSKQDVRNAELKLKRAAKQTVKNEEIKPDTNTPEVSNEKKPVFNSENKLVFSKIDFANLGKKKVKKQEKDPEKLLNKLKEQKSKLEQLEQSGETHKVLEIKEKTAWKNALAKAEGQKVKDDPILLKKSVDKKEQKIRSSKKKWEARIQGVQKSKDEKQKKRKENIDKRKKDKKVKKLKGAAKRGKIIPGF is encoded by the exons atgcagtTAACTAAGCCAGAACGCAATAAATTTGACGCAAAAAAGAttgaacaattaattttaagtgaaaGCAGATTTATCACTAATCTATTGACAATATCAGCAATTCCTGAGAGGAGAG ATGCAGAAGAGGATGAGGAAAGCGATCCTAATAACCCCCAAAAAAGACCCTTACTGCTAAATGGAGGAGATAAAAAAACAAGGGCCACATCTTTGCATGAGCTAGAGGAGAGGCTGAAAGCCATAACAAGCAAGAAGAAGCTGTCCTATAAAGAAAAACTTGCGAAAAAGAACCTTAAAAACCGTATGAAGAAGAAAAGTAAACAGGATGTAAGGAATGCTGAGTTAAAATTGAAGAGAGCAGCCAAACAAACAgtgaaaaatgaagaaattaaacCTGACACTAATACCCCAGAAGTGAGCAATGAAAAGAAGCCAGTGTTTAATAGTGAGAATAAATTAGTGTTTTCTAAAATAGACTTTGCCAATTTAGggaagaaaaaggtaaaaaaacaagaaaaagacCCTGAAAAACTACTAAACAAACTCAAAGAACAAAAGTCTAAACTGGAACAGCTAGAACAGAGCGGGGAAACCCATAAGGtattagaaattaaagaaaaaactgcttggaaaaatgcGCTGGCCAAAGCCGAGGGTCAAAAAGTAAAAGATGAcccgattttattaaaaaaatcagtagataaaaaagaacagaaaattaGGTCAAGCAAGAAGAAGTGGGAGGCAAGAATTCAAGGGGTGCAAAAGTCCAAGGATGAAAAGCAAAAGAAGAGGAAGGAAAATATTGATAAGAGGAAGAAAGACAAGAAAGTTAAGAAGCTTAAGGGGGCTGCTAAGAGAGGGAAAATTATACCTGGGTTTTAA
- the LOC126736715 gene encoding nose resistant to fluoxetine protein 6-like isoform X1 produces MRKMYYFHYVFLVSFGACWSDNGLVPEFHHNAGDNAAFGDCISPTNGSSSYKMKTDHFNADFSIFDMWKSFPFDIFSNLSYHTISSKCQDAYQRHLDGVRRNDFKSLKLFDATAKPSSGLLSGNLNQYGNFDQCLTVPSAQYCLALIDLEPLWKSTALAKYATLVHSYYSIKETFKDPIHRVPGFTYARWGFCIPRHCTFKDLSRAIYAKLGVRADIRTKLCQISGEVKTLFLGDYLARAYFFIIMAFVVVSSALYGRTHCNGLWTSFAIQKNFKQLFQLSVNDKEYKSVHGVRFFSALALLMAHKTMASLYNPYINKTQMAEGHAMKWSVIGRNAIIYTDCFLLISGLLNANALFSELEKTKGINFKEKLVNRLFRIVPGLLTVILFCTYLLPYMGAGPLWPMVITHHSDLCKQHMWRNLLFVHNYFGFKNMCLTHTHQLGIDMQLFLVTPIFVLLLWRSKAKGLYLMAFFALVSTALRFINTYYYNLSHVVHFGIPISRMFDTADYSYILPTHRASIYLMGVFLAWILKYQSCHHVLLKNKLVTPIWALAYILGFTTWFAPMKMCIGNYEYNNLEAALYGAIYPFTWGGAVAWVIYAVENGFGSWFTAVLTWKYFRIFTKIAYGVYLVQFPVFFYNVGVTRYVGEFNHFMMLPPMETISILFFAILLTLFVEMPFQNVYKCIKLGLVNVK; encoded by the exons ATGcggaaaatgtattattttcatTACGTTTTTCTTGTGAGTTTTGGTGCATGTTGGTCCGATAATGGTTTAGTGCCGGAATTTCACCATAATGCCGGTGATAATGCGGCATTTGGGGACTGCATAA GTCCCACCAACGGTTCTTcttcttataaaatgaaaactGATCATTTTAATGCAgatttttcgatttttgataTGTGGAAATCGTTtccttttgacattttttccaATTTGAGCTATCACACTATATCGTCCAAGTGTCAGGATGCTTACCAGAGACACCTCGATGGTGTGAGGAGGAACGACTTTAAATCGCTCAAAC TATTTGATGCAACTGCTAAACCCTCATCCGGCCTTTTAAGTGGAAACCTAAACCAATACGGAAACTTCGATCAATGCCTAACGGTACCATCCGCCCAATACTGTTTGGCCCTAATCGACTTGGAACCACTATGGAAAAGTACCGCACTGGCAAAATATGCCACATTGGTTCACTCCTATTATAGCATTAAGGAGACATTTAAAGAC cctATCCATAGGGTACCAGGTTTCACATATGCCAGATGGGGATTTTGTATTCCAAGGCACTgtacttttaaagatttatccAGGGCTATTTATGCCAAATTGGGAGTGAGGGCGGATATTAGGACCAAATTATGCCAAATATCTGGAGAAGTTAAAACGTTGTTTTTGGGAGATTATTTGGCTAGagcatacttttttattatcatgGCTTTTGTGGTTGTATCATCTGCACTGTATGGGAGAACTCATTGTAATG GCTTATGGACCTCATTTGCCATCcagaaaaactttaaacaacTCTTCCAGCTATCGGTTAATGATAAGGAATATAAGTCGGTGCATGGGGTGCGTTTTTTCTCCGCCCTAGCACTGCTGATGGCCCATAAAACGATGGCTTCTTTATACAATCCTTATATTAATAAAACCCAAATGGCAGAA GGTCACGCAATGAAGTGGTCCGTTATAGGTAGAAATGCGATAATTTACACCGATTGTTTTTTATTGATCAGTGGACTTTTGAATGCGAACGCCCTTTTTAGTGAACTGGAGAAGACCAAGGGgataaattttaaggaaaagtTGGTTAACAGGCTTTTTAG AATAGTACCAGGATTGTTAACTGTAATTCTATTTTGTACTTATTTGTTGCCATATATGGGTGCAGGGCCCCTATGGCCTATGGTGATTACTCACCATTCGGACTTATGCAAGCAGCATATGTGGCGAAACTTGCTGTTTGTTCATaattattttggatttaaaaatatg TGCTTAACGCATACCCACCAGCTTGGGATCGACATGCAGCTCTTTCTAGTTACGCCTATCTTTGTTTTGCTCCTTTGGAGATCAAAAGCCAAAGGGCTCTACCTTATGGCATTTTTTGCATTAGTTTCTACAGCCTTAAGATTTATTAATACTTACTACTATAATTTAAGTCATGTAGTACATTTTGGAATACC AATATCCAGAATGTTTGATACAGCTGATTATTCGTATATCTTACCTACTCATAGAGCTTCCATATATTTAATGGGTGTGTTCTTAGCatggattttaaaatatcagagtTGCCATCATGTTCTTTTAAAG AATAAACTAGTTACTCCAATATGGGCTCTAGCCTACATTTTAGGGTTTACAACCTGGTTTGCCCCAATGAAAATGTGCATAGGAAATTATGAATATAATAACTTAGAAGCCGCATTATATGGGGCAATATATCCGTTTACTTGGGGCGGTGCAGTGGCTTGGGTTATTTATGCCGTGGAAAATGGATTTGGAA GTTGGTTTACTGCAGTTTTAACCTGGAAATATTTCCGGATATTCACCAAGATCGCTTACGGGGTTTATCTCGTACAATTTccggtatttttttataatgttggcGTCACGCGGTACGTTGGGGAGTTCAATCATTTCATGATG TTGCCTCCTATGGAAACTATTTCTATCCTCTTCTTTGCCATATTACTCACGCTTTTCGTAGAGATGCCATttcaaaatgtatataaatgtattaaattaggCCTtgtaaatgtcaaataa
- the LOC126736715 gene encoding nose resistant to fluoxetine protein 6-like isoform X2, with the protein MNNGPTNGSSSYKMKTDHFNADFSIFDMWKSFPFDIFSNLSYHTISSKCQDAYQRHLDGVRRNDFKSLKLFDATAKPSSGLLSGNLNQYGNFDQCLTVPSAQYCLALIDLEPLWKSTALAKYATLVHSYYSIKETFKDPIHRVPGFTYARWGFCIPRHCTFKDLSRAIYAKLGVRADIRTKLCQISGEVKTLFLGDYLARAYFFIIMAFVVVSSALYGRTHCNGLWTSFAIQKNFKQLFQLSVNDKEYKSVHGVRFFSALALLMAHKTMASLYNPYINKTQMAEGHAMKWSVIGRNAIIYTDCFLLISGLLNANALFSELEKTKGINFKEKLVNRLFRIVPGLLTVILFCTYLLPYMGAGPLWPMVITHHSDLCKQHMWRNLLFVHNYFGFKNMCLTHTHQLGIDMQLFLVTPIFVLLLWRSKAKGLYLMAFFALVSTALRFINTYYYNLSHVVHFGIPISRMFDTADYSYILPTHRASIYLMGVFLAWILKYQSCHHVLLKNKLVTPIWALAYILGFTTWFAPMKMCIGNYEYNNLEAALYGAIYPFTWGGAVAWVIYAVENGFGSWFTAVLTWKYFRIFTKIAYGVYLVQFPVFFYNVGVTRYVGEFNHFMMLPPMETISILFFAILLTLFVEMPFQNVYKCIKLGLVNVK; encoded by the exons GTCCCACCAACGGTTCTTcttcttataaaatgaaaactGATCATTTTAATGCAgatttttcgatttttgataTGTGGAAATCGTTtccttttgacattttttccaATTTGAGCTATCACACTATATCGTCCAAGTGTCAGGATGCTTACCAGAGACACCTCGATGGTGTGAGGAGGAACGACTTTAAATCGCTCAAAC TATTTGATGCAACTGCTAAACCCTCATCCGGCCTTTTAAGTGGAAACCTAAACCAATACGGAAACTTCGATCAATGCCTAACGGTACCATCCGCCCAATACTGTTTGGCCCTAATCGACTTGGAACCACTATGGAAAAGTACCGCACTGGCAAAATATGCCACATTGGTTCACTCCTATTATAGCATTAAGGAGACATTTAAAGAC cctATCCATAGGGTACCAGGTTTCACATATGCCAGATGGGGATTTTGTATTCCAAGGCACTgtacttttaaagatttatccAGGGCTATTTATGCCAAATTGGGAGTGAGGGCGGATATTAGGACCAAATTATGCCAAATATCTGGAGAAGTTAAAACGTTGTTTTTGGGAGATTATTTGGCTAGagcatacttttttattatcatgGCTTTTGTGGTTGTATCATCTGCACTGTATGGGAGAACTCATTGTAATG GCTTATGGACCTCATTTGCCATCcagaaaaactttaaacaacTCTTCCAGCTATCGGTTAATGATAAGGAATATAAGTCGGTGCATGGGGTGCGTTTTTTCTCCGCCCTAGCACTGCTGATGGCCCATAAAACGATGGCTTCTTTATACAATCCTTATATTAATAAAACCCAAATGGCAGAA GGTCACGCAATGAAGTGGTCCGTTATAGGTAGAAATGCGATAATTTACACCGATTGTTTTTTATTGATCAGTGGACTTTTGAATGCGAACGCCCTTTTTAGTGAACTGGAGAAGACCAAGGGgataaattttaaggaaaagtTGGTTAACAGGCTTTTTAG AATAGTACCAGGATTGTTAACTGTAATTCTATTTTGTACTTATTTGTTGCCATATATGGGTGCAGGGCCCCTATGGCCTATGGTGATTACTCACCATTCGGACTTATGCAAGCAGCATATGTGGCGAAACTTGCTGTTTGTTCATaattattttggatttaaaaatatg TGCTTAACGCATACCCACCAGCTTGGGATCGACATGCAGCTCTTTCTAGTTACGCCTATCTTTGTTTTGCTCCTTTGGAGATCAAAAGCCAAAGGGCTCTACCTTATGGCATTTTTTGCATTAGTTTCTACAGCCTTAAGATTTATTAATACTTACTACTATAATTTAAGTCATGTAGTACATTTTGGAATACC AATATCCAGAATGTTTGATACAGCTGATTATTCGTATATCTTACCTACTCATAGAGCTTCCATATATTTAATGGGTGTGTTCTTAGCatggattttaaaatatcagagtTGCCATCATGTTCTTTTAAAG AATAAACTAGTTACTCCAATATGGGCTCTAGCCTACATTTTAGGGTTTACAACCTGGTTTGCCCCAATGAAAATGTGCATAGGAAATTATGAATATAATAACTTAGAAGCCGCATTATATGGGGCAATATATCCGTTTACTTGGGGCGGTGCAGTGGCTTGGGTTATTTATGCCGTGGAAAATGGATTTGGAA GTTGGTTTACTGCAGTTTTAACCTGGAAATATTTCCGGATATTCACCAAGATCGCTTACGGGGTTTATCTCGTACAATTTccggtatttttttataatgttggcGTCACGCGGTACGTTGGGGAGTTCAATCATTTCATGATG TTGCCTCCTATGGAAACTATTTCTATCCTCTTCTTTGCCATATTACTCACGCTTTTCGTAGAGATGCCATttcaaaatgtatataaatgtattaaattaggCCTtgtaaatgtcaaataa
- the LOC126736221 gene encoding post-GPI attachment to proteins factor 2-like, with amino-acid sequence MESQIMPNTIPERNESKGEMIIHYRINFKYVCLCTVTIPLAALVICLVSAYIFQFDDVHETHCRVFNIVPSISAITGVSPQRYIWRISVALHIGPRVIISAVYNAYQLKKINPLAEPNLKTKAQLWLNLAYVLNLIETAALCGVTYISNKENYPIHEKLFIIFMVSSLTYMVACIQGTKMAAETRKDLQSIQEGLKYKKNLLVLSLYCTAGLVIFFLQHRFLCYRMAFSMFALCEYVIAGANMAFHISVILDFPTEELMVGKYIVPSEKECSGDTHHKVE; translated from the exons ATGGAAAGCCAAATAATGCCCAATACAATCCCAGAAAGGAACGAGAGTAAAGGAGAGATGATTATTCATTATCGAATCAACTTTAAGTATGTGTGTCTTTGCACAGTAACCATTCCGCTGGCAGCTCTCGTTATTTGTCTGGTGTCCGCTTATATATTTCAGTTTGATGATGTACACGAGACTCATTGCAGG GTTTTCAATATTGTCCCGTCAATAAGTGCCATTACTGGGGTAAGTCCACAAAGGTACATATGGAGAATCAGCGTTGCCCTCCATATTGGACCAAGAGTTATAATATCAGCTGTATACAATGCATATCAACTAAAAAAGATCAATCCTTTAGCTGAACCAAAT CTAAAAACCAAAGCTCAATTATGGTTAAACCTGGCATACGTATTAAACTTGATTGAAACTGCAGCCCTATGTGGAGTCACTTACATTTCAAATAAAGAGAATTATC cAATACATGAGAAgttgtttataattttcatgGTGAGCAGTTTGACTTACATGGTGGCCTGTATCCAGGGTACAAAAATGGCAGCGGAAACCAGAAAAGATCTGCAATCAATCCAGGAGGGTTTAAAGTACAAAAAGAACCTTCTGGTACTTTCGCTGTATTGTACAGCCGGACTGGTTATATTTTTCCTGCAGCATCGGTTCTTGTGCTACAGAATGG cttttagTATGTTTGCCCTATGTGAATATGTCATAGCAGGGGCTAACATGGCTTTCCACATCTCAGTTATTCTGGATTTTCCCACTGAGGAACTGATGGTGGGAAAATACATAGTTCCTAGTGAAAAAGAGTGTTCCGGAGATACTCACCATAAAGTAgagtaa